The genomic window tagcatcaatatttttaagcatcacaaacttgggactaaacttagtatatcttattttatattagGTGCGCCTCGCGATTAAAAGAAAGCGGTGTTATTCGcgattttaaatagattttgagattttttatcGTTGCTGTGTGAATTCAAGCtttcttgagaaaaatgcgGTAAGTCCCTCTTTctcgaatttttacaaaaccctttaaaaaCACGGTTCTTGTACACTATCCCATAGGAACCTTGCATTTTCTGACCCCTAAACTACCACTTCCTATGCAAAAAATCGTGTCGATTctttgctctatgaaaaatttaaacaaatttatctcACGGGAATCATACATTTTTGcgggataaaaaaaaactttttgcttTTCCAGAACttcaaactttcacgattataacATACAAGACATAAAAGCAGTGTAGTGTGAAAATCTGGTCGTCcattaaagtatttaaacaatGATGTCAGTTAGTTGTCTTATCTacacttgttatttttaaataagattgtATATttagaatgtatttttaataataattaaaaatgacgattatatttgtaatattaattttattaattgataaccTTTAACGACCCCCGACAATATATtgcaaacatttcaaaatacatcCACAATCTTGTCTGAATCAGTTTGAATCAAAACATAAAGGATAAACAACCGAGCATAACCAACCGTTCATCGGTACAAACGCAAGCAAACCGTTATTAGTTTTTACcaagtgttttgtttttttgggggcgaaaaaatgtaagtaaacacatatttttaacatCAATAAACCTGTTAAATTTTCATACTGTGCTCAGGTTCTTCTAAGAAAGTTACCTCAACCCCGCGATTGACGGAGGCCCCGATCTGCCCTCAAAAAGTTCATTGTTTTCAATCATCGTTACCGTATTTTCTCCTCTGCaaagattttttgataaattttcaaggattatttttcaaaatgaacaaAACCGTATTCTTTTTATCTTGAGTTATTTTgttaactcaaaatttttttctcaaaattgtatttatcatttttgttgAATTGCACTTTGAATTGacccttatttttaactttcccaTAGAAAATAAGTGTTTTCACctcgaaaattgaaatgaaatattttcctttACATTTCTTGATGGATTTTCACCAGATTTTcaccaaaactgtgtttatggTGATCAAGAGACTTTGACCTATGatttaccgcaaaaaaaaatgtacattcaccgtacttgctGAAGCAGCTGAACCAATTTGAATAAcacaattaaaagaaattttactgtatttcatacaatataattaaataatcagAAAGTTGCTGATTTGGCCTTTAAAAGCCATAGACACCAcggcatattttaaaattaaattgcataaaatttagaaatttcaatttttacgttTAGAATAAGATGTTATTAGTTCTTGtattaaatccaaatttttaattttttttttttacagattatgTGAAAAGGAAAAAATGTCACAACTGAATTTAATCGCTATCATATTCACCACCGTTCTATTTCTACAAATCAACGGTGACAATGAAAATATTCCaccaaaatgtcaaattacatCCCGTTTTCCAAAATCTATAACATGTGTGAATGCAACAATCAACGATTTTAAGGAATTACTTGATAAAACCGAACTAGATTTTGGCCCAAATACAAAAGTCACTTTTACcgattcaatattttatgaaatcacTGACGATGAATTATTTAGTAACAAAATGAAAGATTTAACTTATAATTTCCGACataatcatatcaaaatatttcatatcgATGCTGTTAAACATATCGATGTTTTCGAATACAATATTCTCGATTCGGTAACCACATCGAAAACTAGTTCATccagttttaatttatatcgaaaatatttatctgatttaagtttaacaaaaaatcgaattggTTCAATTGACGCAAAAGTTTTTACGAATGTTTCAATACACGAAATCAATCTCTCAGCGAATGAATTAATCGATATTAAATCgcaaactttctcgaatatgCATAATGTATTTAAGATTAATTTAGCGCATAATAATTTAACACGTTTACATGAATACACGTTCGtgaatttctcgaaaaccaGTATTTATACACCTAGTAAATATTACGGTTTATCCACAATCGATTTGTCGTACAATCAATTGAACCATCTCGAACCAAACGCTTTTTATAATCTCGAAAATATTGAACGCGTTGATTTGCAGTATAATAATTTGACCTCGTTAAATGGTGCGATTTTTTCCCAAGTCAATTTAACCGTCTTGCTATTAGCGcacaatcaaattaattttatatcaatgcAATTTTTCGAGAACATGGAatcgttatatttattaaaattaacggataatcaaataaaaactcTACCATCGCGATTATTTTCAACGTTACGAAATTTAAATGTGTTAACTTTATCTGGTAATCCGATTTCGCGGATTCAAACCGATGCTTTTGATGGTTTACATATGCTCAATACAGATTTCGCAGGAAACGTAGCTTTATCGTTTGGGGAATTAAATGTTCCAATAATTCCAACGGGTGCTTTTAATGGATTACGAATGTTAACACGCTTGGATTTGTCGAATtggaatataacaaaaattgaaacgaaagcGTTCTATGAAATGCCACAATTGAAAACGTTAACTTTACGAAACAATCAGTTGACAGAAATTGTTCCAGGAACTTTTTATGGATTGGAAAAAATCGATGTAATCGATTTATCATATAATCGATTAACGCGATTAACCAGAGAAATGTTTGCCGGTTTAAATGGTTAGtgcaaaaaactttttgaacatAAAGCAAGAAATTTGGATCTACCAAATTTGGAAATGTGTTACGAGCACTATCTTGACAAAACGTGGTATATGTTCGAGCCAAagcaaaattttcgatgtaataaaaataatacaaaagagGGGTATCGCAAATGGATCCTTAAGAATAACCTGTCACCCGAAAACGAAACGTGTATGGAGATTTCATTGTCCTCCAATAAGTGGGATCAATTTCTGGATTTTTTTCACAGCTTGGCTTACTATACGAAACATCTCAGGAGTGACCGTATCCAGATCAGTCTATGTTATTTAGTGCCAGGAAAACCAGTTCCTCGAAGCATTCTTAGACTATCCTATTTTCGGTGTAactctgttaaaaaaaatcttgtaaattgaaatatttagcCGGATCAAAATACGCCAAGTATGGAGCGAGCTCCCCTTTTGCCAGCGTTATAAAcagttttatatcaaatttcttgCTTCTATTAATTTTGCTACTTTTAGTCTCTAAGCGAATTTTCTGAACAAATTTTCATCAGTATAAGCTTTCCAAGCCTCCCTGAGGGTGAAATCCCGGGCTGTCTAAATTTTCGTAGACGGAAAATTTCTTAGTCCTGTCTctgtaattttttgttagaaaaaaattcgcTAAGACTACGCAATTCCTgtatgacaaattttattttttgttttttttttcttgtttttactGAACCAGGTACGAAATTTTTAACACAACTTGAAAATGAGAACAAAGATACAGTTTTAACGCTCAAAGATTTATTTATGGCGACcgaagatattgaaaaatttggcttacagttaatattaaaacataacgCGATTAAAACGATTGAATCCGATGCTTTTACATATTtagcaaatttaaaaactctAGACTTATcagaaaatcaaattcaaaacattCCGATTGGAACGTTTAAAGGTTTGAAATTTATGGTGAAATTGgatttacatcaaaataatttaacggCTTTGGAAAAAGAAGTTCTCTATCCAATGGTACGATTAGCTGATTTAAATTTGGCAGAAAATCATTTGGAAACATTCGATGTGCGTGCGATTATGGAACATTCGATGAATGATGCTTTTAAGACGATTAATTTGAATCATAATCAATGGAAATGCGATGAATTGCGATtaatgattttacttttaacGGAGAATAAGGTAAATATCACGATTATTTGATTTAATCGGCGCtcatttgatgtttttatacacagtaaaaaattggcgatgatcttcaaaatcggttcagtttggtaaaggctttaaggaaaaacataattaaatggagagtgttcttagatatgtttcaagtacgagtttagggttccatacacgaaaaatttgtcggggattttttaaattttgtaaatttcaattgttttaggTTGATTTCATCTCGTCATCCCCGGAATATTTCGATTCACATAATGTGCATGGCATCCGTTGTATTCCAAGTAAAGACGATGATATCGAAGAGCGTTTAACACATGGAGGTTACGCTCGACAAAGCGCCAGTGGTTCCGATGTCTCAccagaattattatttattaattatcaaaaagaaTTAGTACAAAATTCTAAAGCCCAAATTacagtattaatatttttatgtttcttttacTTATTAACGTCACTGTTATTGAttgctttatatattttacgtaATAAATCGTATTTTAATTCGTTACGTCATCAAACACAACGGAATCAAGAGTTTAATCAATCAACGgttgaattattaaatgtaccacaataaattaattaattaattattaacttaaataaaGGAAAT from Chrysoperla carnea chromosome 2, inChrCarn1.1, whole genome shotgun sequence includes these protein-coding regions:
- the LOC123293964 gene encoding leucine-rich repeats and immunoglobulin-like domains protein 1, with the protein product MSQLNLIAIIFTTVLFLQINGDNENIPPKCQITSRFPKSITCVNATINDFKELLDKTELDFGPNTKVTFTDSIFYEITDDELFSNKMKDLTYNFRHNHIKIFHIDAVKHIDVFEYNILDSVTTSKTSSSSFNLYRKYLSDLSLTKNRIGSIDAKVFTNVSIHEINLSANELIDIKSQTFSNMHNVFKINLAHNNLTRLHEYTFVNFSKTSIYTPSKYYGLSTIDLSYNQLNHLEPNAFYNLENIERVDLQYNNLTSLNGAIFSQVNLTVLLLAHNQINFISMQFFENMESLYLLKLTDNQIKTLPSRLFSTLRNLNVLTLSGNPISRIQTDAFDGLHMLNTDFAGNVALSFGELNVPIIPTGAFNGLRMLTRLDLSNWNITKIETKAFYEMPQLKTLTLRNNQLTEIVPGTFYGLEKIDVIDLSYNRLTRLTREMFAGLNGTKFLTQLENENKDTVLTLKDLFMATEDIEKFGLQLILKHNAIKTIESDAFTYLANLKTLDLSENQIQNIPIGTFKGLKFMVKLDLHQNNLTALEKEVLYPMVRLADLNLAENHLETFDVRAIMEHSMNDAFKTINLNHNQWKCDELRLMILLLTENKVDFISSSPEYFDSHNVHGIRCIPSKDDDIEERLTHGGYARQSASGSDVSPELLFINYQKELVQNSKAQITVLIFLCFFYLLTSLLLIALYILRNKSYFNSLRHQTQRNQEFNQSTVELLNVPQ